In Streptomyces sp. NBC_00483, a single window of DNA contains:
- a CDS encoding ABC transporter permease, with translation MPDSLKHSVRWDTAVGALLIVLLLCSFAFVDNFGNALNLSFLIGNTLPIAIIALPMTMLVISGEVDLSVGSTVGLSGAVMGALWNNGMAIETIIPLCLLLGVVCGLINGLLVTRLGLPSLAVTIGTMAAYRGIAQIVLGSDSVTDFPSQYLDFGANRIGDTFIPYAALPFVVLLAIAIVVLHATRMGRSLFATGANEEAARFAGVRVKRLKLSMFVTTGLLSALTGVFWALHYASARYDNATGLELSVIAAVLLGGIDFDGGKGTLGGAIAGVFLLGTLQNVMSLLNVSAQSQIVVTGVLLVISVLAPRVGRQIAQARSRKRTVTAVT, from the coding sequence ATGCCTGACTCCCTGAAACACTCGGTGCGCTGGGACACCGCCGTCGGCGCCCTGCTGATCGTGCTGCTGCTCTGCTCGTTCGCGTTCGTCGACAACTTCGGCAACGCGCTGAACCTGTCGTTCCTGATCGGCAACACACTGCCCATCGCGATCATCGCGCTGCCGATGACGATGCTCGTCATCTCCGGCGAGGTCGACCTGTCGGTGGGCTCCACGGTCGGCCTGTCGGGCGCCGTGATGGGCGCGCTGTGGAACAACGGCATGGCCATCGAGACGATCATCCCGCTGTGCCTGCTGCTCGGCGTGGTCTGCGGCCTCATCAACGGGTTGCTCGTCACCCGCCTCGGCCTGCCGTCGCTCGCCGTCACCATCGGCACCATGGCCGCCTACCGGGGCATCGCGCAGATCGTCCTCGGCTCGGACTCGGTCACCGACTTCCCCTCCCAGTACCTGGACTTCGGTGCGAACCGGATCGGCGACACGTTCATCCCGTACGCCGCCCTGCCCTTCGTCGTCCTCCTCGCCATCGCGATCGTCGTGCTGCACGCCACCCGGATGGGCCGCTCCCTCTTCGCGACCGGCGCGAACGAGGAGGCCGCCCGGTTCGCCGGTGTGCGCGTGAAGCGGCTCAAGCTGTCGATGTTCGTGACGACCGGACTGCTCTCCGCACTTACCGGAGTCTTCTGGGCGCTGCACTACGCCAGCGCCCGCTACGACAACGCCACCGGGCTCGAACTCTCCGTCATCGCGGCCGTGTTGCTCGGCGGCATCGACTTCGACGGCGGCAAGGGCACGCTCGGTGGCGCCATCGCCGGTGTGTTCCTGCTCGGCACGCTGCAGAACGTGATGAGCCTGCTCAACGTCTCCGCGCAGTCGCAGATCGTCGTCACGGGTGTGCTGCTCGTGATCTCGGTGCTCGCGCCGCGCGTCGGCCGTCAGATCGCGCAGGCGAGGTCCCGCAAGAGGACGGTCACCGCGGTCACTTGA
- the rhaI gene encoding L-rhamnose isomerase — MPDIAAVKAALANQRIETPSWGYGNSGTRFKVFAQAGVPRTPREKLDDAAKVHEFTGIAPKVALHIPWDKVDDYATLSAYAKERGVELGTINSNTFQDDDYKLGSVCHPDPAVRRKAVDHLLECVDIMDATGSQDLKIWLADGTNYPGQDDIVARQDRLAESLATVYERLGDDQRILLEYKFFEPAFYTTDVPDWGTSYMQCMNLGDKAQVVVDTGHHAPGTNIEFIVALLLRAKKLGGFDFNSRFYADDDLMVGSADPFQLFRILHEVAKNGGFDPETNVAFMLDQCHNIEAKIPAVIRSVMNVQEATAKALLVDREALGAAQASGDVLTANAVIMDAYNTDVRPLLASWREEQGLAANPVTAYAASGWQERIAAERVGGEQAGWGA; from the coding sequence ATGCCTGACATCGCTGCCGTGAAGGCCGCACTCGCCAACCAGCGGATCGAGACGCCGTCCTGGGGCTACGGCAACTCCGGCACCCGGTTCAAGGTGTTCGCCCAGGCCGGTGTGCCCCGCACGCCCCGCGAGAAGCTCGACGACGCCGCGAAGGTGCACGAGTTCACCGGCATCGCCCCGAAGGTCGCCCTGCACATCCCGTGGGACAAGGTCGACGACTACGCGACCCTGTCCGCGTACGCCAAGGAGCGCGGTGTCGAGCTCGGCACCATCAACTCCAACACCTTCCAGGACGACGACTACAAGCTCGGCAGTGTCTGTCACCCGGACCCGGCGGTGCGCCGCAAGGCGGTCGACCACCTCCTGGAGTGCGTCGACATCATGGACGCGACGGGTTCCCAGGACCTGAAGATCTGGCTCGCCGACGGCACCAACTACCCCGGCCAGGACGACATCGTGGCCCGCCAGGACCGCCTCGCCGAGTCCCTCGCCACCGTCTACGAGCGGCTCGGCGACGACCAGCGCATCCTGCTGGAGTACAAGTTCTTCGAGCCGGCCTTCTACACCACGGACGTGCCGGACTGGGGCACCTCGTACATGCAGTGCATGAACCTGGGTGACAAGGCGCAGGTCGTGGTCGACACCGGCCACCACGCGCCGGGCACGAACATCGAGTTCATCGTGGCGCTGCTGCTGCGCGCGAAGAAGCTCGGCGGCTTCGACTTCAACTCCCGCTTCTACGCGGACGACGACCTGATGGTGGGCTCCGCCGACCCGTTCCAGCTGTTCCGCATCCTGCACGAGGTCGCGAAGAACGGCGGCTTCGACCCCGAGACCAACGTGGCGTTCATGCTCGACCAGTGCCACAACATCGAGGCGAAGATCCCGGCGGTCATCCGCTCCGTGATGAACGTGCAGGAGGCCACCGCGAAGGCACTGCTCGTGGACCGCGAGGCGCTGGGCGCCGCGCAGGCCTCGGGCGACGTCCTGACCGCGAACGCCGTGATCATGGACGCGTACAACACCGACGTGCGGCCGCTCCTTGCCTCGTGGCGCGAGGAGCAGGGGCTCGCGGCGAATCCCGTCACCGCGTACGCCGCCTCCGGGTGGCAGGAGCGGATCGCGGCCGAGCGGGTCGGCGGGGAGCAGGCGGGGTGGGGCGCGTAA
- a CDS encoding bifunctional aldolase/short-chain dehydrogenase, producing the protein MATHPQVAALLDRSNRLGADPRNTNYAGGNTSAKATETDPVTGGDVELMWVKGSGGDLGTLKEAGLAALRVDRLKALTEVYPGVEREDEMVAAFDYCLHGKGGAAPSIDTAMHGLVDAAHVDHLHPDSGIALACAADGEKLTAECFGEKVVWVPWRRPGFQLGLDIAAIKAANPEAIGCVLGGHGITAWGDTAEECEANSLYMIRTAETFLAGRGKEEPFGPVIEGYAALGAAGRRARAAELAPLIRGLASTDRPQVGHFDDSGPVLDFLASAEHPRLAALGTSCPDHFLRTKVRPLVLDLPPTAELDAVAERLKELHADYRTEYAAYYERHATPDSPAMRGADPAIVLVPGVGMFSFGKDKQTARVAGEFYLNAINVMRGAEAVSTYAPIEESEKFRIEYWALEEAKLQRMPKPKPLATRVALVTGAGSGIGKAIAHRLVAEGACVVVADLNADGAAAVAEELGGPDKAVAVTVDVTSEQQIADAFKAAALAFGGVDLVVNNAGISISKPLLETTAKDWDLQHDIMARGSFLVSREAARVMRAQEMGGDIVYIASKNAVFAGPNNVAYSATKADQAHQVRLLAAELGGDGIRVNGVNPDGVVRGSGIFAGGWGAKRAAVYGVEEEKLGEYYAQRTLLKREVLPEHVANAVFALTGGDLTHTTGLHVPVDAGVAAAFLR; encoded by the coding sequence ATGGCTACGCACCCGCAGGTCGCCGCCCTCCTCGACCGCTCGAACCGGCTCGGCGCCGACCCCCGCAACACCAACTACGCCGGCGGCAACACCTCCGCCAAGGCCACCGAGACGGACCCGGTCACCGGCGGAGACGTCGAACTGATGTGGGTCAAGGGCTCCGGCGGCGACCTGGGCACGCTCAAGGAGGCCGGCCTGGCCGCGCTGCGCGTGGACCGGCTCAAGGCGCTCACCGAGGTGTACCCGGGCGTGGAGCGCGAGGACGAGATGGTCGCCGCGTTCGACTACTGCCTGCACGGCAAGGGCGGCGCGGCGCCGTCCATCGACACGGCCATGCACGGTCTGGTGGACGCGGCGCACGTCGACCATCTGCACCCGGACTCCGGCATCGCGCTGGCCTGCGCGGCCGACGGGGAGAAGCTGACCGCCGAGTGCTTCGGCGAGAAGGTCGTGTGGGTGCCCTGGCGGCGCCCTGGCTTCCAGCTCGGCCTGGACATCGCCGCGATCAAGGCCGCCAACCCGGAGGCGATCGGCTGCGTCCTCGGCGGCCACGGCATCACGGCGTGGGGTGACACGGCCGAGGAGTGCGAGGCCAACTCGCTGTACATGATCCGCACCGCGGAGACGTTCCTCGCCGGGCGCGGCAAGGAGGAGCCGTTCGGCCCGGTCATCGAGGGCTACGCGGCGCTCGGCGCGGCCGGACGCCGTGCACGGGCCGCAGAACTCGCCCCGCTCATCCGGGGGTTGGCGTCCACGGACCGCCCGCAGGTCGGCCACTTCGACGACTCGGGTCCCGTCCTCGACTTCCTGGCGTCCGCCGAGCACCCGCGCCTCGCCGCGCTCGGCACCTCCTGCCCGGACCACTTCCTTCGTACGAAGGTCCGCCCGCTCGTCCTCGACCTGCCGCCCACGGCCGAACTCGACGCCGTGGCGGAGCGGTTGAAGGAGCTGCACGCCGACTACCGCACCGAGTACGCCGCTTACTACGAGCGGCACGCGACGCCCGACTCCCCCGCGATGCGCGGCGCGGACCCGGCGATCGTGCTCGTGCCCGGTGTCGGCATGTTCTCGTTCGGCAAGGACAAGCAGACGGCGCGCGTGGCGGGCGAGTTCTACCTCAACGCGATCAACGTGATGCGCGGCGCGGAGGCGGTCTCCACGTACGCGCCGATCGAGGAGTCGGAGAAGTTCCGCATCGAGTACTGGGCGCTGGAGGAGGCCAAGCTCCAGCGGATGCCGAAGCCGAAGCCGCTCGCCACGCGGGTGGCCCTGGTGACGGGCGCGGGCTCCGGCATCGGCAAGGCCATCGCGCACCGGCTCGTCGCCGAGGGCGCGTGCGTGGTCGTCGCCGACCTCAACGCGGACGGTGCGGCGGCGGTGGCCGAGGAGTTGGGCGGCCCCGACAAGGCGGTCGCCGTGACGGTCGACGTCACGTCCGAGCAGCAGATCGCGGACGCCTTCAAGGCCGCGGCGCTGGCCTTCGGCGGTGTCGACCTGGTCGTCAACAACGCCGGCATCTCCATCTCGAAGCCGCTCCTGGAGACCACGGCCAAGGACTGGGACCTCCAGCACGACATCATGGCGCGCGGTTCGTTCCTCGTCTCGCGCGAGGCGGCGCGGGTGATGCGGGCGCAGGAGATGGGCGGCGACATCGTCTACATCGCCTCCAAGAACGCGGTGTTCGCCGGCCCGAACAATGTGGCGTACTCGGCGACGAAGGCGGACCAGGCCCACCAAGTGCGGCTGCTCGCTGCCGAGTTGGGCGGGGACGGCATCCGGGTCAACGGGGTCAACCCGGACGGCGTGGTGCGCGGGTCCGGGATCTTCGCCGGGGGCTGGGGCGCGAAGCGCGCCGCGGTGTACGGGGTGGAGGAGGAGAAGCTGGGCGAGTACTACGCGCAGCGGACGCTTTTGAAGCGGGAGGTGTTGCCGGAGCACGTGGCGAACGCGGTCTTCGCGCTGACCGGCGGCGACCTCACGCACACGACCGGATTGCACGTCCCGGTCGACGCCGGAGTCGCGGCAGCGTTCCTCCGCTGA
- the rhaS gene encoding rhamnose ABC transporter substrate-binding protein, with amino-acid sequence MSQKTRRLTAALAVTTALVLGASACGGTTKSDSDKGDAKSAAAGKADPNAKTKKGLTVAFLPKQVNNPYFTTSDNGGKKALADLGSKYKEVGTSSGTDTSGQVSYVNTLTQQQADAIAVSAQDPGALCTALKQAMKNGVSIVTYDSDTKVDCRNVFVSQASAEDLGRTQVQEMAKQIGNKGEIAILSAAQTATNQNTWIKYMKDELKKPAYKDIKLVTTAYGDDDAQKSFQQTQGLLQEHPKLKGIISPTTVGIKAAAQYLSGSKYKGKVKLTGLGTPNDMRAYVKNGTVEAFELWDPAKLGALAAHTAVALESGQITGKAGEKFKAGDMGEYTIEKDGVVTLGKPTVFNKKNIDDYKF; translated from the coding sequence ATGTCCCAGAAGACGCGCCGGCTCACCGCGGCCCTCGCCGTGACCACCGCCCTCGTCCTCGGCGCCTCCGCCTGCGGCGGCACCACCAAGTCGGACTCCGACAAGGGCGACGCCAAGTCCGCCGCCGCGGGCAAGGCCGACCCCAACGCGAAGACCAAGAAGGGCCTCACGGTCGCCTTCCTGCCCAAGCAGGTCAACAACCCGTACTTCACCACCTCCGACAACGGCGGCAAGAAGGCTCTCGCGGACCTCGGCTCGAAGTACAAGGAGGTCGGCACCAGCTCCGGCACCGACACCTCCGGACAGGTCTCCTACGTCAACACCCTGACCCAGCAGCAGGCCGACGCCATCGCGGTGTCCGCGCAGGACCCGGGCGCCCTGTGCACCGCGCTCAAGCAGGCCATGAAGAACGGCGTCAGCATCGTCACGTACGACTCCGACACCAAGGTCGACTGCCGCAACGTGTTCGTCTCCCAGGCCAGCGCCGAGGACCTCGGCCGCACCCAGGTCCAGGAGATGGCCAAGCAGATCGGCAACAAGGGCGAGATCGCGATCCTCTCGGCGGCCCAGACGGCCACCAACCAGAACACGTGGATCAAGTACATGAAGGACGAGCTGAAGAAGCCCGCCTACAAGGACATCAAGCTCGTCACGACCGCCTACGGGGACGACGACGCGCAGAAGTCGTTCCAGCAGACCCAGGGCCTCCTCCAGGAGCACCCGAAGCTGAAGGGGATCATCTCCCCGACCACGGTCGGCATCAAGGCGGCCGCACAGTACCTGTCCGGCTCGAAGTACAAGGGCAAGGTCAAGCTGACCGGCCTCGGCACCCCCAACGACATGCGCGCCTACGTCAAGAACGGCACCGTCGAGGCCTTCGAGCTGTGGGACCCGGCGAAGCTCGGCGCGCTCGCCGCGCACACCGCGGTCGCCCTGGAGTCCGGGCAGATCACCGGCAAGGCGGGGGAGAAGTTCAAGGCCGGGGACATGGGTGAGTACACGATCGAGAAGGACGGCGTCGTCACCCTCGGCAAGCCGACCGTCTTCAACAAGAAGAACATCGACGACTACAAGTTCTGA
- a CDS encoding sugar ABC transporter ATP-binding protein yields the protein MTPPEPETTPVLALEGVSKSFGAVRALRGVSLSLHAGEAHALAGENGAGKSTLIKALAGVHRPDTGTVLLDGSPVEFHGPADARDAGVAVIYQEPTLFPDLSIAENIFMGRQPRRSLGRVDHTTVKEATAALFKRLGVELDPDQPARGLSIADQQLVEIAKALSFDARVLIMDEPTAALTGSEVARLFGVVRTLREQGAAVLFISHRLEEIFELCQRVTTLRDGAWVASEPVEGLTEDELVRRMVGRDLDELYPKQDTELGEVALKVSRLTREGVFTDVSFEVRRGEIVGLAGLVGAGRSEVARAVFGVDRFDGGEVEVLGQKLKPGAPSLAMHAGLALVPEDRRAQGLVMDMSIERNIGLTGFADTSRAGLMNRKAERSRSLDWSVKLQVKYARLADVVGTLSGGNQQKVVLAKWLATGPQVLIVDEPTRGIDVGTKAEVHRLLSSLAAEGVAVLMISSDLPEILGMADRVLVMHEGRLSAELPRAEASEESVMAAATGRAA from the coding sequence ATGACGCCACCTGAGCCGGAGACCACTCCGGTGCTCGCCCTGGAGGGGGTGAGCAAGTCCTTCGGTGCCGTGCGCGCCCTGCGAGGTGTGTCACTGAGCCTGCACGCGGGCGAGGCGCACGCCCTCGCCGGTGAGAACGGCGCGGGAAAGTCGACGCTCATCAAGGCCCTCGCCGGGGTGCACCGCCCGGACACCGGGACGGTTCTGCTCGACGGCTCCCCGGTCGAGTTCCACGGCCCCGCCGACGCCCGCGACGCCGGTGTCGCCGTCATCTACCAGGAGCCGACGCTCTTCCCCGACCTGTCCATCGCCGAGAACATCTTCATGGGCCGCCAGCCGCGCCGCTCCCTCGGCCGCGTCGACCACACCACGGTCAAGGAGGCCACCGCGGCCCTGTTCAAGCGGCTCGGTGTGGAGCTCGACCCGGACCAGCCGGCCCGCGGCCTGTCCATCGCCGACCAGCAGCTCGTCGAGATCGCCAAGGCGCTGTCCTTCGACGCCCGCGTGCTGATCATGGACGAGCCGACCGCCGCGCTCACCGGCAGCGAGGTGGCCCGCCTGTTCGGCGTCGTACGGACGCTGCGCGAGCAGGGCGCGGCGGTCCTCTTCATCTCGCACCGCCTGGAGGAGATCTTCGAGCTGTGCCAGCGGGTGACGACGCTGCGCGACGGGGCGTGGGTGGCGAGCGAGCCGGTCGAAGGACTCACCGAGGACGAGCTGGTGCGCCGCATGGTCGGCCGCGACCTCGACGAGTTGTACCCCAAGCAGGACACCGAACTCGGCGAAGTGGCCCTGAAGGTCAGCCGGTTGACCCGCGAGGGTGTGTTCACCGACGTGTCCTTCGAGGTGCGGCGCGGCGAGATCGTCGGCCTCGCCGGGCTCGTCGGCGCCGGCCGCAGCGAGGTGGCCCGCGCCGTGTTCGGCGTCGACCGCTTCGACGGCGGTGAGGTGGAGGTGCTCGGGCAGAAGCTCAAGCCCGGCGCGCCCAGCCTCGCGATGCACGCGGGCCTGGCCCTCGTGCCGGAGGACCGGCGGGCCCAGGGCCTCGTGATGGACATGTCCATCGAGCGCAACATCGGGCTCACCGGCTTCGCCGACACCTCCCGCGCGGGCCTCATGAACCGCAAGGCGGAGCGCAGCCGGTCCCTGGACTGGTCGGTGAAGCTGCAGGTCAAGTACGCACGCCTCGCCGATGTCGTCGGCACGCTCTCCGGCGGCAACCAGCAGAAGGTCGTCCTCGCCAAGTGGCTCGCCACAGGGCCGCAGGTGCTCATCGTGGACGAGCCCACGCGCGGCATCGACGTCGGCACGAAGGCTGAGGTGCACCGGCTGCTGTCCTCGCTCGCGGCCGAAGGCGTCGCTGTCCTGATGATCTCGTCCGACCTGCCCGAGATCCTCGGCATGGCCGACCGGGTGCTCGTGATGCACGAGGGACGGCTCTCCGCCGAGCTGCCGCGCGCCGAGGCGAGCGAGGAGTCCGTGATGGCGGCGGCCACGGGGAGGGCCGCGTGA
- a CDS encoding ABC transporter permease: MTITAPPVREDAAPPPTAGRRLLDKVFKARELAVAAVLVVMLLATQVSNTEFLSQQGVKDLLLNATILVLVATGQAIVVITRNVDLSVGSVLGISAFAAGDYLQGGGSSLIAVVYAVAIGTVFGVLNGALVSLGKVPALVVTLGTLYVVRGIDSIWVGSQQIVAADLPDGFVDFGHDGIWVVPYLALLALAVLVCVGYYLRSYRSGREMYALGSSPEAANLAGIPVRKRIMTAYVLCGALAGLAGALYLARFGNVDSGTGNGYELTVVSAVVVGGVAFTGGAGTVYGAALGALLLTSINSVLPAIGVSSVWVTAINGILLLLAIAVDRIVALRVAAVLRKQAAQMRSARHA; the protein is encoded by the coding sequence ATGACCATCACCGCACCACCCGTACGCGAGGACGCGGCGCCACCGCCCACCGCGGGCCGTCGCCTCCTCGACAAGGTGTTCAAGGCGCGCGAACTCGCCGTCGCCGCCGTGCTCGTGGTGATGCTGCTCGCCACGCAGGTCTCCAACACCGAGTTCCTGTCGCAGCAGGGCGTCAAGGACCTCCTCCTGAACGCCACCATCCTGGTCCTCGTCGCCACCGGTCAGGCGATCGTCGTCATCACCCGCAACGTCGACCTGTCCGTCGGCTCCGTGCTCGGCATCTCGGCCTTCGCCGCCGGTGACTACCTTCAGGGCGGCGGCAGTTCGCTGATCGCCGTCGTGTACGCCGTCGCCATCGGCACCGTCTTCGGCGTCCTGAACGGCGCGCTCGTCAGCCTCGGCAAGGTGCCCGCCCTCGTCGTCACCCTCGGCACGCTGTACGTGGTGCGCGGCATCGACTCCATCTGGGTCGGCTCGCAGCAGATCGTCGCCGCCGACCTGCCCGACGGCTTCGTCGACTTCGGCCACGACGGCATCTGGGTCGTGCCCTATCTGGCGCTGCTCGCCCTGGCCGTCCTGGTCTGCGTCGGCTACTACCTGCGCAGCTACCGCAGCGGACGCGAGATGTACGCGCTCGGCTCCAGCCCCGAGGCCGCGAACCTCGCCGGCATCCCCGTCCGCAAGCGCATCATGACCGCCTACGTGCTGTGCGGCGCGCTCGCCGGACTCGCGGGCGCCCTGTACCTGGCGCGCTTCGGCAACGTCGACTCCGGCACCGGCAACGGCTACGAACTCACCGTCGTCAGCGCCGTCGTGGTCGGCGGCGTCGCCTTCACCGGCGGCGCCGGCACCGTCTACGGCGCCGCGCTCGGCGCTCTGCTGCTGACCTCCATCAACAGCGTGCTGCCCGCCATCGGCGTCAGCTCCGTCTGGGTCACCGCCATCAACGGAATCCTGCTGCTGCTCGCCATCGCCGTCGACCGGATCGTCGCGCTGCGCGTCGCCGCAGTGCTGCGCAAGCAGGCCGCACAGATGAGGAGCGCCCGCCATGCCTGA